Proteins from one Staphylococcus saprophyticus subsp. saprophyticus ATCC 15305 = NCTC 7292 genomic window:
- a CDS encoding phosphotransferase family protein: MEQFYQLGWTLDSAGGASGEAYMAEQDGQKLFLKRNSNPFIAALSAEGIVPKLVWTKRIETGEVVTAQHWKNGRELTFNEMHEQRVANLLKKIHSSKTLLNMLKRMEMEPITPDILLNKINASLSRDVLTHHVVRKALTYLEDHIPNLDPRFFTVVHGDVNHNNWLLSDHDELYLVDWEGAMIADPAIDLGMLLYNYVPENKWPEWLNVYGTKDSMDLQKRMKWYTVVQSIGMVQWYEEQKRYKDMNMWLTFLNQVMNNNAFI, translated from the coding sequence TTGGAGCAGTTTTATCAATTGGGATGGACGCTTGACTCAGCAGGCGGTGCATCGGGTGAGGCATACATGGCCGAACAGGATGGACAAAAATTATTCTTAAAAAGAAATTCAAATCCATTTATAGCTGCATTATCAGCTGAAGGTATTGTGCCTAAACTTGTATGGACGAAACGCATTGAAACTGGCGAAGTTGTAACAGCACAACATTGGAAAAATGGTAGAGAACTTACTTTCAATGAAATGCATGAACAACGTGTAGCGAATTTATTGAAAAAAATTCATAGTTCAAAGACATTATTAAACATGCTAAAACGTATGGAAATGGAACCTATCACGCCAGATATTTTATTAAATAAAATAAATGCTTCGTTATCAAGAGATGTACTGACACATCACGTGGTTAGAAAAGCTTTAACGTATTTGGAAGATCACATACCTAACTTAGATCCTCGTTTCTTTACAGTTGTTCATGGTGATGTTAACCATAATAATTGGTTGTTATCAGATCATGATGAGCTATATCTCGTTGATTGGGAAGGTGCAATGATTGCTGATCCCGCAATTGATTTAGGTATGCTGCTATACAATTACGTTCCAGAAAATAAATGGCCAGAGTGGTTAAACGTGTATGGTACAAAAGATTCAATGGATTTACAAAAACGTATGAAGTGGTATACCGTTGTACAATCTATCGGTATGGTTCAATGGTATGAAGAACAAAAACGTTACAAAGATATGAATATGTGGCTAACTTTTTTAAATCAAGTGATGAATAATAATGCTTTTATATAA
- a CDS encoding YtnP family quorum-quenching lactonase, with amino-acid sequence MKLGDFRIHYLNGGITHIDGGAMFGVVPKALWTKKYEVNDKNQIPLPTHPILIQSNDYNIIIDTGIGSGKLTDKERRNFGAHYESQISEDLKALDLTTADIDYVLMTHLHFDHAAGLTDNEGNSIFNKAIHVIQQDEWHEFQSPNIRSKSTYWPKNNGDFKKRLLLFENEIEIVPGIKMIHTGGHSFGHAIITIESQNEKAVHMGDIFPTTAHRNPLWVTAYDDYPMQSIREKERLVPYYIHQNYWFLYYHDVNYFAVKFDKQNITEFDTFISRN; translated from the coding sequence ATGAAATTAGGGGATTTTCGTATACATTATTTAAATGGTGGTATCACTCACATTGATGGTGGCGCAATGTTTGGCGTGGTGCCTAAGGCGTTATGGACTAAAAAATATGAAGTGAATGATAAGAATCAAATTCCATTACCAACGCATCCAATATTAATACAATCAAACGATTATAATATTATCATTGATACAGGTATAGGTTCAGGAAAATTAACAGATAAAGAACGTAGAAATTTTGGAGCTCATTATGAAAGCCAAATTAGTGAAGACTTAAAGGCTTTAGATTTAACGACTGCAGATATTGATTATGTATTAATGACACATTTACATTTCGATCATGCTGCTGGATTAACAGATAATGAGGGTAATTCAATTTTTAATAAAGCAATCCATGTGATTCAACAAGATGAATGGCATGAATTTCAAAGCCCTAATATACGCAGTAAATCAACATATTGGCCAAAGAATAATGGAGATTTTAAAAAACGATTACTATTGTTTGAAAATGAAATCGAAATAGTGCCAGGTATTAAAATGATTCATACGGGCGGTCATAGTTTTGGTCATGCAATCATTACAATTGAAAGTCAGAATGAAAAAGCGGTGCATATGGGTGATATTTTTCCAACAACTGCACATAGAAATCCATTATGGGTTACAGCTTATGATGATTACCCTATGCAATCAATTAGAGAAAAAGAACGTTTAGTACCGTATTATATTCATCAAAATTATTGGTTTTTATATTATCATGATGTGAATTATTTTGCGGTGAAATTTGATAAGCAAAATATAACTGAATTTGATACATTTATTTCTAGGAATTAA
- the trmB gene encoding tRNA (guanosine(46)-N7)-methyltransferase TrmB, producing the protein MRMRYKPWAEDYLKKEPNIVDIDGSHAGRISEWFDNDQPIYIEVGSGRGQFITTLAAKHPEINFISMEREKSVMIKVLDKVIEQGLTNIKLICNDAIELNDYFKDGEVSRLYLNFSDPWPKKRHTKRRLTYQTYLALYKQVLKDDGEIHFKTDNRGLFAYSLESMSQFGMYFTKINLNLHEEDDEENIETEYERKFSDKGSRIYRMEAKFH; encoded by the coding sequence ATGAGAATGCGCTATAAGCCTTGGGCAGAGGACTACTTAAAAAAAGAACCGAATATAGTTGATATCGATGGTAGTCATGCAGGGCGAATCAGTGAATGGTTTGATAATGATCAACCGATTTATATTGAAGTAGGATCAGGTAGGGGTCAATTCATAACTACGCTTGCAGCAAAACATCCCGAAATAAACTTTATCTCTATGGAAAGAGAGAAAAGTGTTATGATAAAAGTCTTAGATAAAGTTATTGAACAAGGCTTAACAAATATCAAGTTAATTTGTAATGATGCAATTGAACTTAACGATTATTTCAAAGATGGAGAAGTATCAAGATTATACCTTAATTTCTCAGATCCATGGCCTAAAAAAAGACATACTAAACGTCGTTTGACATATCAAACATACCTAGCATTGTATAAACAAGTTTTAAAAGATGATGGTGAAATCCATTTTAAAACAGACAATCGTGGTCTGTTTGCATATAGTTTAGAAAGTATGTCTCAATTTGGTATGTATTTTACAAAAATCAACCTGAATTTGCATGAAGAAGATGATGAAGAGAATATTGAGACTGAATACGAAAGAAAATTTTCTGATAAAGGTTCAAGAATTTATCGTATGGAAGCTAAGTTTCATTAA